In Streptomyces nodosus, one DNA window encodes the following:
- a CDS encoding NYN domain-containing protein, translating into MVETTGGEPVDGTAEVLDRPLPDGVRRRVVQIVSDGFGGLTLVELPAQLRQYARFTPSRRAKFAGNAMAAALETDALFRQRIAEQLRETQPELVGALDSGSPPPAADPLDVAAVAYVLRPAGWVKLVTAAGEEALRADAERVDEESRAELDRLREELVAARGQTRAESERLRTELDAARKEAESLHRKLRAALSDVKRGEAALRKLQGEVEAVRAEGQAQLSAAESETRRLKARLGETEAALEASRRAAREGRSVEDMRVRLLLDTVLDAAQGLRRELALPPVSVRPAQTVDAVEPGRMTPKDIAARALSENDPAILDQLLALPQAHLVVDGYNVTKTGYPQMPLEKQRLRLLGQLSQLAAQTGAEVTCVFDGAELAAPVLLAPPRGVRVLFSKPGVTADELIRQLVRAEPPGRPVIVASTDREVADGVARAGARPVASVMLLRRLTLG; encoded by the coding sequence ATGGTGGAGACCACGGGCGGGGAGCCGGTCGACGGCACCGCTGAGGTGCTCGACCGTCCGCTGCCCGACGGTGTGCGGCGCCGTGTGGTGCAGATCGTGTCCGACGGCTTCGGTGGGCTGACCCTCGTGGAGCTGCCCGCACAGCTGAGGCAGTACGCCCGGTTCACCCCCAGTCGCAGGGCGAAGTTCGCCGGCAACGCCATGGCGGCGGCCCTGGAGACCGATGCGCTGTTCCGGCAGCGCATCGCGGAACAGCTCAGGGAGACCCAGCCCGAGCTGGTCGGCGCCCTGGACTCCGGCTCGCCGCCCCCGGCCGCGGACCCGCTCGATGTGGCGGCCGTGGCCTATGTGCTGCGCCCGGCGGGCTGGGTGAAGCTGGTGACCGCCGCCGGTGAGGAGGCCCTGCGCGCGGACGCCGAGCGCGTCGACGAGGAGAGCCGGGCCGAGCTGGACCGGCTGCGCGAGGAGCTGGTGGCCGCCCGCGGCCAGACCCGCGCCGAGTCCGAGCGGCTGCGGACGGAGCTGGACGCGGCGCGCAAGGAAGCTGAATCGCTTCACCGTAAGCTGCGGGCCGCTCTCAGCGACGTCAAGCGCGGCGAGGCGGCCCTGCGCAAGCTCCAGGGCGAGGTCGAGGCGGTGCGGGCCGAGGGTCAGGCGCAGCTGTCCGCCGCCGAGAGCGAGACCCGGCGGCTCAAGGCGCGCCTCGGTGAGACGGAGGCCGCCCTGGAGGCCAGTCGCCGGGCGGCGCGTGAGGGGCGCAGCGTCGAGGACATGCGGGTGCGGCTGCTCCTGGACACCGTGCTGGACGCGGCCCAGGGGCTGCGGCGGGAGTTGGCGCTGCCGCCGGTCTCCGTGCGCCCGGCCCAGACCGTGGACGCCGTGGAGCCGGGGCGGATGACACCCAAGGACATCGCCGCCCGCGCGCTGTCCGAGAACGACCCCGCGATCCTGGACCAGTTGCTCGCGTTGCCGCAGGCGCATCTGGTCGTCGACGGCTACAACGTCACCAAGACCGGCTATCCGCAGATGCCGCTGGAGAAGCAGCGGCTCAGGCTGCTGGGGCAGCTCTCGCAGCTCGCCGCGCAGACCGGTGCCGAGGTCACCTGTGTCTTCGACGGGGCGGAACTGGCCGCGCCGGTTCTGCTCGCGCCGCCGCGCGGGGTGCGGGTGCTGTTCTCCAAGCCGGGCGTCACGGCCGATGAGTTGATCCGTCAGCTGGTGCGCGCCGAGCCGCCAGGCCGGCCGGTCATCGTGGCCTCCACCGATCGCGAGGTGGCCGACGGGGTCGCCAGGGCGGGAGCGCGCCCGGTCGCGTCGGTGATGCTGCTCAGGCGTCTGACTCTCGGGTGA
- a CDS encoding rhomboid family intramembrane serine protease: MISTWTRAATGALRAHPAPMTYGLIGLCCLIFVAGPASGLDPSYGTGDALLAAQRAYFARWGVVPAELFDGNPRALFTPATALFVHGSWVHLLGNMLFLYVFGAMAEERMGHLEFTLFYLGCGYLALLGYAAANAGSTETLVGASGAISAVLGAFLFLFPRARVTSLFPFLFFLPLRFPAWVVLPFWAGLQWMAARRATQGPGVAYLAHLVGFSLGFLYAWVRHGRTSRVKPPAQAPEGEHQP, from the coding sequence ATGATCAGCACCTGGACCAGGGCGGCCACCGGAGCACTGCGGGCACATCCGGCCCCGATGACCTACGGACTGATCGGCCTGTGCTGTCTGATCTTCGTGGCCGGACCGGCCTCGGGTCTGGATCCGTCCTACGGCACCGGGGACGCGCTGCTGGCCGCGCAGCGCGCCTACTTCGCCCGCTGGGGCGTGGTGCCCGCGGAGCTGTTCGACGGGAACCCCCGGGCGCTGTTCACCCCTGCGACGGCGCTGTTCGTGCACGGAAGCTGGGTGCATCTGCTGGGCAACATGCTCTTCCTCTACGTCTTCGGAGCCATGGCGGAGGAGCGGATGGGCCACCTGGAGTTCACGCTGTTCTACCTGGGCTGCGGCTATCTGGCGCTGCTCGGGTACGCGGCGGCCAACGCCGGCTCGACGGAGACCCTGGTCGGGGCGTCCGGGGCGATCTCCGCGGTGCTCGGCGCGTTCCTGTTCCTCTTCCCCAGGGCCAGGGTGACCAGTCTCTTCCCGTTCCTGTTCTTCCTGCCGCTGCGTTTCCCCGCCTGGGTGGTGCTGCCCTTCTGGGCGGGCCTGCAGTGGATGGCGGCCCGCCGCGCCACCCAGGGCCCCGGGGTGGCCTACCTCGCCCATCTGGTCGGCTTCTCCCTGGGCTTCCTCTACGCCTGGGTGCGCCATGGCCGTACGAGTAGGGTGAAACCCCCAGCCCAGGCCCCCGAGGGAGAGCACCAGCCATGA
- a CDS encoding Lrp/AsnC family transcriptional regulator yields the protein MITAIVLIKTSVDRIPEIAEQIASLDSVSEVFSVTGTYDLIAMVRVRQHEDLADVIPGRISKIPGVEATDTHVAFRTYSQHDLEAAFAIGLDA from the coding sequence ATGATCACCGCGATCGTCCTCATCAAGACCAGCGTGGACCGGATCCCCGAGATCGCCGAGCAGATCGCCTCGCTGGACTCCGTCAGCGAGGTGTTCTCCGTGACCGGTACCTACGATCTGATCGCGATGGTGCGGGTGCGGCAGCACGAGGATCTCGCGGACGTCATCCCGGGGCGGATCAGCAAGATCCCCGGAGTGGAGGCCACGGACACGCATGTCGCGTTCCGCACCTACTCGCAGCACGACCTGGAGGCGGCGTTCGCGATCGGCCTCGACGCCTGA
- a CDS encoding aminotransferase class V-fold PLP-dependent enzyme has product MSVSTAAADRSVCSPLPVLGRDVTVPLVTGGEVTYAALDYAASAPALQRVWDDVAAYAPYYGSVHRGAGYLSQLSTDLFENARGTIAEFLDCRPEDQVIFTRSTTDSLNLLAAALPADCRVFVFETEHHAALLPWPEDRVTCLDAPRTPQEAVRTLERALADRAPHGPALVCVTGASNVTGELWPVRELAAAAHAHGARIVLDAAQLAPHHPVSVRGLDVDWVAFSGHKLYAPFGSGVLAGRADWLRRAEPYLAGGGASRKVTRLQDGAVRVDWHESAARHEAGSPNVIGAYSIASACTALTQAGFDTLVAREQQLIRRIREGLAEVPEARVLSLFGDDAPRVGVISFVVEGWNSSHFAAALSAEYGIGVRDGLFCAHPLVRLLLGGDPQSQGECGAPEAAPGETSLNAIRVSFGAGTPDEHIERFLAAVRELVENGAKWEYRTEGGRCVPAV; this is encoded by the coding sequence ATGTCCGTCTCCACCGCTGCCGCCGACCGGTCCGTTTGTTCCCCGCTGCCCGTTCTGGGGCGTGATGTCACCGTCCCGCTCGTCACGGGTGGCGAGGTCACCTATGCCGCCCTCGACTACGCGGCCAGCGCCCCCGCGCTCCAGCGGGTCTGGGACGACGTGGCGGCGTACGCGCCGTACTACGGCAGCGTCCACCGGGGCGCCGGCTACCTCTCGCAGTTGTCCACGGACCTCTTCGAGAACGCCCGCGGGACCATCGCCGAGTTCCTCGACTGCCGTCCCGAGGACCAGGTGATCTTCACCCGGTCCACCACCGACTCGCTCAATCTGCTCGCCGCCGCCCTGCCCGCCGACTGCCGGGTCTTCGTCTTCGAGACCGAGCACCACGCCGCACTGCTGCCCTGGCCGGAGGACCGGGTGACCTGCCTGGACGCCCCGCGCACCCCGCAGGAGGCCGTGCGGACCCTGGAACGTGCCCTTGCGGACCGCGCACCCCACGGCCCGGCCCTGGTCTGTGTCACCGGTGCCTCCAATGTCACCGGAGAGCTGTGGCCGGTGCGTGAACTCGCGGCGGCCGCCCATGCCCACGGCGCCCGTATCGTCCTGGACGCCGCCCAACTCGCCCCGCACCACCCGGTGTCCGTGCGCGGGCTGGACGTCGACTGGGTCGCCTTCTCCGGCCACAAGCTGTACGCGCCCTTCGGCTCCGGAGTGCTGGCCGGCCGTGCCGACTGGCTGCGCCGGGCCGAGCCGTACCTCGCGGGCGGCGGCGCCAGCCGGAAGGTCACCCGGCTCCAGGACGGGGCGGTGCGGGTCGACTGGCACGAGAGCGCCGCCCGGCACGAGGCCGGCTCGCCCAATGTGATCGGCGCCTACTCCATCGCCTCCGCCTGCACCGCGCTCACCCAGGCCGGCTTCGACACCCTCGTCGCCCGGGAGCAGCAGCTGATCCGCAGGATCAGGGAGGGGCTCGCCGAGGTCCCCGAGGCCAGGGTGCTCTCCCTCTTCGGCGACGACGCCCCGCGCGTCGGAGTCATCTCCTTCGTCGTCGAGGGCTGGAACAGCTCCCACTTCGCCGCGGCGCTGTCCGCCGAGTACGGCATCGGGGTCCGCGACGGACTCTTCTGCGCCCACCCGCTGGTGCGCCTGCTGCTGGGCGGGGACCCCCAGAGTCAGGGGGAATGCGGCGCCCCCGAGGCGGCCCCCGGAGAGACCTCCCTGAACGCGATCCGGGTCAGCTTCGGCGCGGGCACGCCCGACGAGCACATCGAGCGCTTTCTGGCCGCGGTGCGGGAGCTGGTCGAGAACGGTGCGAAGTGGGAGTACCGCACGGAGGGCGGCCGCTGCGTCCCGGCGGTGTGA
- the trpD gene encoding anthranilate phosphoribosyltransferase, translating to MSAVNPAGGDTAAGRSWPGVLNGLLGGHDQSADDTAWAMDRIMRGEATDAQIAGFLVALRAKGETVEEITGVVRAMYEHANVIEVPGATVDIVGTGGDGARTVNISTMSSIVVAGTGAKVVKHGNRAASSASGSSDVLEKLGVNLGLTVERVAEVAEEAGITFCFAVKFHPALRHVAAARGQLGIRTTFNVLGPLTNPAKVKAQAVGVADPRMAPIVAGVFAERGNSSLVFRGDDGLDELTTTSTSRVWIVRDGKVTEETFDPRDVGIEMVPVEALRGADASYNAEVARRLLAGETGPVRDAVLLNSAAALVALEAGDGPLADRLRAGMEKAAESIDSGAAQRALDRWVAASNA from the coding sequence ATGAGCGCTGTGAACCCCGCTGGAGGCGACACCGCGGCGGGCCGTTCCTGGCCCGGCGTACTGAACGGCCTGCTCGGCGGCCACGACCAGAGCGCGGACGACACGGCCTGGGCGATGGACCGGATCATGCGCGGCGAGGCGACGGACGCCCAGATCGCCGGGTTCCTGGTGGCGCTGCGGGCCAAGGGCGAGACGGTCGAGGAGATCACCGGCGTCGTCCGGGCGATGTACGAGCACGCGAATGTGATCGAGGTGCCCGGAGCGACCGTCGACATCGTGGGCACCGGGGGCGACGGCGCGAGGACGGTGAACATCTCCACGATGTCCTCGATCGTGGTGGCCGGCACCGGCGCGAAGGTCGTCAAGCACGGCAATCGGGCCGCGTCCTCCGCGTCCGGCTCCTCGGACGTGCTGGAGAAGCTCGGGGTCAATCTGGGGCTGACGGTGGAGCGGGTGGCCGAGGTGGCCGAGGAGGCCGGGATCACCTTCTGCTTCGCGGTGAAGTTCCACCCGGCGCTGCGGCATGTCGCCGCGGCACGTGGCCAGCTGGGCATCCGCACCACGTTCAATGTGCTGGGCCCGCTGACCAACCCGGCGAAGGTGAAGGCACAGGCGGTGGGCGTCGCGGATCCGCGGATGGCGCCGATCGTGGCGGGCGTCTTCGCCGAGCGCGGCAACTCCTCCCTGGTCTTCCGGGGCGACGACGGCCTGGACGAGCTGACGACCACCTCGACGTCACGGGTGTGGATCGTGCGCGACGGCAAGGTCACCGAGGAGACGTTCGACCCCCGGGACGTCGGTATCGAGATGGTGCCGGTGGAAGCCCTGCGGGGCGCCGACGCGTCGTACAACGCGGAGGTCGCCCGACGGCTGCTGGCGGGTGAGACGGGCCCGGTGCGGGATGCGGTCCTGTTGAACTCGGCCGCCGCACTGGTGGCGCTGGAGGCCGGGGACGGCCCACTGGCGGACCGGTTGCGGGCCGGGATGGAGAAGGCAGCGGAGTCGATCGACTCGGGGGCGGCGCAGCGCGCCCTGGACCGGTGGGTGGCCGCGAGCAACGCGTAG
- the qcrB gene encoding cytochrome bc1 complex cytochrome b subunit → MSTTTTNDSASRGRAPAGERIADWADGRLGIYSLAKSNMRKIFPDHWSFMLGEVCLYSFIIIILTGVYLTLFFHPSMNEVVYNGSYVPLQGQLMSEAFNSTMHISFDVRGGLLIRQIHHWAALIFLAGMFVHMMRVFFTGAFRKPREVNWLFGFLLFVLGMFTGFTGYSLPDDLLSGTGVRFMEGAILSVPIVGTYLSFFLFGGEFPGGDFVARFYSVHILLLPGIMLGLVVGHLILVFYHKHTQFAGPGKTNNNVVGMPLLPVYMAKAGGFFFLVFGVITAVAAIATINPIWGIGPYRADQVSTGAQPDWYMGFSEGLIRVMPGWEIDFLGHTLVLGVFIPLMIFPLVLVAIAVYPFIESWVTGDKREHHILDRPRNAPTRTAFGAAWISWYFVLLVGGGNDLWATHFHLSINAITWFVRIAFFVLPVIVFVITKRICLGLQRRDRDKVLHGRESGIIKRLPHGEFIEVHEPLSQEQLHTLTAHHQYQPVEVGPLVDENGVERKLKSSEKLRAKLSSGYYGETNQIPKPTAEEYKEITSGHGHH, encoded by the coding sequence ATGAGTACTACGACGACCAACGACTCCGCTTCGCGCGGAAGGGCGCCGGCCGGCGAGCGCATCGCCGACTGGGCCGACGGCCGCCTGGGGATCTACTCCCTGGCCAAGTCCAACATGCGGAAGATCTTCCCCGACCACTGGTCGTTCATGTTGGGCGAGGTCTGCCTCTACAGCTTCATCATCATCATCCTCACGGGTGTGTATCTGACGCTGTTCTTCCACCCGTCGATGAACGAGGTGGTCTACAACGGCAGCTATGTGCCGCTGCAGGGCCAGCTGATGAGCGAGGCCTTCAACTCGACGATGCACATCAGCTTCGACGTCCGCGGTGGTCTGCTGATCCGGCAGATCCACCACTGGGCGGCGCTGATCTTCCTCGCCGGCATGTTCGTGCACATGATGCGCGTGTTCTTCACGGGCGCGTTCCGCAAGCCGCGTGAGGTCAACTGGCTGTTCGGCTTCCTGCTGTTCGTCCTGGGCATGTTCACCGGCTTCACCGGTTACTCGCTCCCGGACGACCTGCTCTCCGGCACTGGTGTCCGCTTCATGGAGGGCGCGATCCTGTCCGTGCCGATCGTCGGCACGTACCTGTCGTTCTTCCTCTTCGGCGGGGAGTTCCCGGGCGGCGACTTCGTGGCCCGCTTCTACTCGGTCCACATCCTGCTGCTGCCGGGCATCATGCTCGGCCTGGTGGTCGGCCACCTGATCCTGGTCTTCTACCACAAGCACACCCAGTTCGCGGGCCCCGGAAAGACGAACAACAACGTCGTCGGCATGCCGCTGCTGCCGGTGTACATGGCCAAGGCCGGCGGCTTCTTCTTCCTGGTCTTCGGTGTCATCACGGCCGTCGCGGCGATCGCCACGATCAACCCGATCTGGGGCATCGGCCCCTACCGTGCCGACCAGGTGTCCACCGGCGCACAGCCGGACTGGTACATGGGCTTCTCCGAGGGCCTGATCCGTGTGATGCCGGGCTGGGAGATCGACTTCCTGGGCCACACGCTCGTCCTGGGTGTGTTCATCCCACTGATGATCTTCCCGCTGGTCCTGGTCGCGATCGCGGTCTACCCGTTCATCGAGTCCTGGGTCACCGGCGACAAGCGCGAGCACCACATCCTGGACCGCCCGCGCAACGCGCCGACGCGTACCGCCTTCGGTGCCGCGTGGATCTCCTGGTACTTCGTGCTGCTGGTGGGTGGTGGAAACGACCTCTGGGCCACCCACTTCCACCTGTCGATCAACGCGATCACCTGGTTCGTCCGCATCGCCTTCTTCGTGCTGCCGGTCATCGTGTTCGTCATCACCAAGCGGATCTGCCTCGGCCTCCAGCGCCGGGACCGCGACAAGGTGCTGCACGGCCGCGAGTCGGGCATCATCAAGCGGCTGCCGCACGGTGAGTTCATCGAGGTCCACGAGCCGCTCAGCCAGGAGCAGCTGCACACGCTCACGGCGCACCACCAGTACCAGCCGGTCGAGGTCGGCCCGCTGGTCGACGAGAACGGTGTCGAGCGGAAGCTGAAGAGCTCGGAGAAGCTGCGCGCCAAGCTCAGCAGCGGCTACTACGGGGAGACCAACCAGATCCCCAAGCCCACGGCCGAGGAGTACAAGGAGATCACCAGCGGCCACGGCCACCACTGA